The genomic region GTAAATGCGCGTGGCAAGGGTATCAAAATTAAAAGGGCGCAACAACAACGTCGCAGGAAGCTCTTTGCTAACATCAATAAATACAATCAAAAACCCGCTCATGAACGCTCCCTTGACCATCGGAAAACTCACACGCCACATGCGCGCAAACTCACCCTTGGCATAGAGCTTGCTGGCTTCTTGGAGTTCTGTTGTTATCTTACTAAACCCGCTATTAAGCGCTCCTACTCCTGCGGGGTAAAAACGCACCACGTAAGCAAATATGAGCACAAAAAACGTGCCACCAAGCCAATACTGCCCTAGTGCTTTATCTATGCTGCTAAACAACAACAGTGCCCCGATCCCTACAACCGCGCCGGGGATAGAGTATCCCAAAAGAGAAACACGGTAAGCAATTTTAGCAAGAGCCGTGCGGTAAGCCACCGTAAAAAACAGCACCACAAATGCACACACCATAATCACAAAGGCGCTACCAAGGTTAATGGAGAGGGTGCCAAACGTGTAGCCTCCCAAATCCAAACTACCACTGCGCGGGTCCAAAATAGCCCAATACCCAAGCACTGCCACAGGAACAACAAACGCGCACGTAAACAACAAAGCGCAAAAGGCAAAAGCGCCTAACGCCTTAAGGCCTTTGAGGCGTTGTTTTTGGAGGGGTTTGGCGCTAAAGCCTCCCGTGGCATAACGCATGCGGGCCTTGGCTTTGGATTCTAGAAGCAAAAGGGTAAAGACAAACACCATCAGCACAAGGGCGATTTTGATGGCGCCTTGCAAGTCTGCATAACCAAACCACTGTTTGAAAATCCCTACACTAAAGGTCTCCACCCCAAAATACAACACCGTGCCATAATCGCTGATAACCTCCATAGAAGTTAAAAACAAGCCGATGAAAAGCGCAGGGTACACCAGCGGCAAATAGGCTCTAAAAAAGGCCCGCACAGGGCCAATGCCTTGGAGTTTTACCACCTCATCCACTGAACTAGAAAGCCCCAAAAATGCCGCGCGCGCCACGATAAACACATACGGGTACATGGAAAGGCCAAAAATGACAATGGCTCCCCAAAGAGTAAGGATACTAAAATGGCCCGTGATACCTGTGAGCTGAGCGAGCAAGCCTGCGTATTCAAAGATGCCATTATAAGCGTACCCGACCACGTAGCTAGGAATCGCCAAAGGCAGAGCCAAAGAGAGGGAAAAAAATCGACTTCCTACAAACTCAAACCTCGCCACAAGGTATGCACTTAGCCCTCCAAACACAAAGACGAGCGCGCCCACGCCTAAGACCAACAAAAGCGTGCTTTTTGCGTATGTGGCCAAGTTTAAGTTTGAAAATGCCTCCAGCGAAACTCCCTCCAAGAGAGCGTAAGCCAGAAGAAAAAGGATGGGGAGAGAGAGAATTGCCCCAAAAATTGGGGCAATGAAGGGCTTAAGCCGATTTACTTCCATTGGGCTTCTTGGGCAATTTTTACAGATTTAACGCCGTTTTCACCAACAGCACTTAGGGGCAAGGTGTCCTCTTTGAACGTACCCCATGCTTTAACAACAGGACTGATTTCAACTGCAGAATTAACGGGGTATTCAAAGTTGGCATGGGCAAAGTTTTTTTGCGCTTCTGGGCTTACCAAAAACTCTAAAAGCTTCATGGCATTTTCTTTGTTTTTGGCAGATTTAGTCACCCCTGCGCCACTGATATTAACGTGCGTGCCACGGTCGTTTTGGTTCGGGAAGAAAATGCCTACTTTTTGCGCCACTTCACGATCAGCAGGATCGCTTGATGTGACAAAACGTCCTACATAGTAGGTATTTGCTACCGCCACATCGGCTTCGCCACTAGCAGCGGCTCGGATTTGGTCGCGGTCATTGCCTTTAGGTGCGCGTGCCATGTTGGCGACAACACCTTTGGCCCATGCCAAAGCGCCCGCTTCGCCATGATGGGCAATCATCGCCCCAATGAGTGATTTGTTATACGCATTGGCGGAAGTGCGCATAGCAATTTTATAAGGAAAGTTTGCATCCCCAAGAGCCTCGAATGTAGAAAGAGTAGCAGGGTCTACTTTTTCTTTGTTGTACATAATGACACGCGCGCGCTTGGTGAGGCCGTACCACTGGCCATCTGTATCGCGCAAATGTTCTGGGATGATTTCATTAAGGGTTTTAGAGGAAACACTTTGGAGCACGCCTGCGGCTTTAGCGTCGTATAGGTTGCCTACATCCGAAGTAATAAACACATCTGCTGGAGAATTGTCGCCTTCGATTTTTAGGCGGGCTAACAACTCTTCTGCCTTGGCATGCACAACGTTTACTTTGATACCTGTTTGGGTTTCAAAGGTTTTATAAAGCTCTCTGTCTGTGTCGTAATGGCGGTGCGAGTAAAGGTTTACTTCTCCAGCGGCCATCAAAGCGCTTGCGCCAACAAGCAAGGCACTTGCCAAATATTTTACAGATTTCATAAAACTCCTTGGAAAATTTTTCGTCAATTATAACGCGAAATACTTAATTGATAATTAATTTCATTATAAGGAGAATTTTTTTGCACTTGCTCTGTGTTTACATGTAAGGGAGAGGGCCCTTACATGTAATGCTACTAAATAGTCTCTATGCGCACAGGTAACGCCTGTCTGGCATTGGAGCCAATCACGAAATCAGAAAGTGTGGCTAATTCTCTAGAGCTATCCATAATCCCCAATTTATTAATGTTTGCCCCACTTTTTCGCAAAGCACAGCCTTCTATCTTTTGTCCATCAATCCACACATCAAGTGCGCCCTCACCATCACGTCCTGCGCCGTGCTCAATGGCAACAGCTCCTGGCAAAACTCCATGACGCAAACGCACGCGCCCCTCAACACTTCCTCCAGGCGAAACAAGCCGTACTTTTTGCCCGTGCGAAACATCTTGCTGGGCTGCTGTTTGAGGGTTAAGATCAATGTAGGTTGTAGGCCGTATTTCTTTAATCATCTGGCTTGAAGCAGTGGCTTGAGAAAGCACGTTTGACTTATAGCTAAAAGCACTGAGAGGAAACTTCTCTTTGGGATAAAGGGCAAAGAGTTTTTCGCCTCGGGCTAGTCGCGCTGGCATAAAGGTTGGCACGCCACTAAAAGGTTCGCCTGTGAGAGCGTGACGAGCCGTTCCTAAAGGCTCGTTGTAGATTTGAATAGGCTTTTTGTAAGGATGGGCTAGCTTTCCGTGAACATATCCCTTCTCTTTTTCTTCAAATCTCCCACCCCTTGCCATCACATAGGCCGTTTTGCGCCAGTTTTGACCGCAGGTGTTTTGAAGGAGTTTAACATAAGGCTCTAATCCCGCAAGTTCAATCTCTTCATCACTGCACTCAGGGACGCCACTGCCATCTATAGCGATGTTTTCAAAGGCGCGCAAATAAAAGTCCGAAGGTCTATTAAAATCGTACTTTTCTCCCTCTTTGCCCACAATGGCGCCTTCGCCAAATCCGGGCAACCCAAGTGCCTTTCCAAGCTCAATGACAAAGCTATCCATAGAAACAGGCTCTCCGTTGGCAAAGGTGGCTTGAGGCGCAGCAATGGTTGGAAAACGCACAGAGTTTGCCTTAGTCTGATACCCAGCCCAAGGACTCACCACGCCCCATGTCTCATACATCACCGAATCAGGAACGATGTAGTCTGCAAAGCGTGATGTTTCATTAATGAATGGGTCTATCGCAATGATAAGAGGAACTGCTTTTTTGGGGTCTTTTAAAAGCTCTTCTAGGGCATTAGCACCACTTTGTCCATAGATAAAGTTCGCATTCCAGCTAATGAGCGCATCAAGCTTGTAGGGGTAGCCTTTGGCGCTATTAAAAATCACTTCGGACTCTAGGGCATTGGTGAGAGGATACCATGTGTCTTTTGCTGGATAAGGATTTTCTCCTCGGGCTACTTTTTGAGCGTACTCAGTGGTTTTTTCATAAGCAAAACGCGCTCTATCCACACGATACCCCTGGCTTGCAACTTTTCCTGGGAAACCGAGAAGGTTGTATTTTGCTCCATTAAAGTCCTTGTATTTTCCGCCTCCAGCACTCATGCCTCCTTGGTAGTTCAGGTTGCCCACCATCGCTCCAAGCATCATAATGGCATAGGTGGTGTAAAAACCCGTTGTGTGCATGGTTCCCCCGTGACAATCAACAGCCGCCTTGCGCCCGTGGGAAGCAAACTCTCTGGCTGTGCGCACGATGCGCTCAACACTCACACCGCTTTCTTGTGCGTATTCTTCAAGGGTGTGCGCAAGAGCAGCTTCCCTTAAAAGACTCATAGCACTTTTGACACCGATAGTTTCTCCTTGAAATTCCACCTGCGTATCCACAAACAAACGCCCTTGGAGAACTTCTGATGCAGGCTTAAGTACTCCTGTTTCTTCTTCCAATACAAGAGGTGCTTCTTCTTGGGCTAGAATATGCCCTGTTTTTTCACCCGATTGAATCACAAGGTGGGTGGCGTTGGTCCATGAAGCATCATTAAAAGCTTTTTGGGCTGTTTCAGAAGGGAGTTTTAGGTAAGATGCATTATAGAGCTCTT from Sulfurospirillum tamanense harbors:
- a CDS encoding Fe(3+) ABC transporter substrate-binding protein, whose product is MKSVKYLASALLVGASALMAAGEVNLYSHRHYDTDRELYKTFETQTGIKVNVVHAKAEELLARLKIEGDNSPADVFITSDVGNLYDAKAAGVLQSVSSKTLNEIIPEHLRDTDGQWYGLTKRARVIMYNKEKVDPATLSTFEALGDANFPYKIAMRTSANAYNKSLIGAMIAHHGEAGALAWAKGVVANMARAPKGNDRDQIRAAASGEADVAVANTYYVGRFVTSSDPADREVAQKVGIFFPNQNDRGTHVNISGAGVTKSAKNKENAMKLLEFLVSPEAQKNFAHANFEYPVNSAVEISPVVKAWGTFKEDTLPLSAVGENGVKSVKIAQEAQWK
- a CDS encoding ABC transporter permease, which codes for MEVNRLKPFIAPIFGAILSLPILFLLAYALLEGVSLEAFSNLNLATYAKSTLLLVLGVGALVFVFGGLSAYLVARFEFVGSRFFSLSLALPLAIPSYVVGYAYNGIFEYAGLLAQLTGITGHFSILTLWGAIVIFGLSMYPYVFIVARAAFLGLSSSVDEVVKLQGIGPVRAFFRAYLPLVYPALFIGLFLTSMEVISDYGTVLYFGVETFSVGIFKQWFGYADLQGAIKIALVLMVFVFTLLLLESKAKARMRYATGGFSAKPLQKQRLKGLKALGAFAFCALLFTCAFVVPVAVLGYWAILDPRSGSLDLGGYTFGTLSINLGSAFVIMVCAFVVLFFTVAYRTALAKIAYRVSLLGYSIPGAVVGIGALLLFSSIDKALGQYWLGGTFFVLIFAYVVRFYPAGVGALNSGFSKITTELQEASKLYAKGEFARMWRVSFPMVKGAFMSGFLIVFIDVSKELPATLLLRPFNFDTLATRIYELASNEMLPALGLPSLVLISMTTVAVLLLNLRIFR